GGGCGCCGGTCATGCCGAACGGGTGACCGACGGCGATCGCGCCGCCGTTGACGTTCAGCCGGTCGATGTCGATGCCCAGGTCCCGGTACGACGGGATGACCTGCGCCGCGAACGCCTCGTTGATCTCGACCAGGTCGATGTCGCCGATCGACATCCCGGCGCGGGCCAGCGCCCGCTGCGACGCCTCGACCGGGCCGTACCCCATGATCTCCGGCGACAGGCCGGACACGCCGGTCGACACGACCCGCGCCAGCGGCGTGATGCCGAGCTGCTTCGCCTTGGTGTCGGACATGATCACCAGCGCGGCGGCGCCGTCGTTGAGCGGGCAGCAGTTGGCCGCGGTGACACGGCCGTCGGGGCGGAACACCGGCTTCAGGCCGGACACGCCCTCCAGCGTCACGCCCGGCCGGGGACCGTCGTCCTTGGACACGACCGTGCCGTCCGGCAGGGTCACCGGCGTGATGTCCTTGGCCCAGAACCCGTCCGCGATGGCCTTCTCGGCCAGGTTCTGCGATCGCACGCCGAACTCGTCCATCTCCTCGCGGGAGACGTTCTTCAGGCGGGCGAGGTTCTCCGCGGTCTGGCCCATCGCGATGTAGACGTCGGGCACCTCGCCGTTCTCGCGCGGGTCCACCCAGGTGTCACTGCCCTCGGCAGCGACCTTCGCGGTGCGGGCCTCGGCGTCGGCGAAGAGGGGGTTGTGCGTGTCGGGCCAGGAGTCGGAGCTGCCCTTCGCGAACCGCGACACGGTCTCCACACCGGCGGAGATGAACACGTCACCCTCGCCGGCCTTGATCGCGTGCAACGCCATCCGGGTGGTCTGCAGGCTGGAGGAGCAGTAGCGGGTGATGGTGCACCCGGGCAGGTGGTCGTACCCGAGCTGGACCGCGACGGCGCGGCCCATGTTGAAGCCCTGCTCACCACCGGGCAGGCCGCAGCCGAGCATGAGGTCGTCGATGTCCTGCGGGTCCAGCTGCGGCACCTTGTCCAGCGCGGCGCGGACCATCTGGACGGTCAGGTCGTCCGGCCGCATGCTCACCAGCGAGCCCTTCCCGGCGCGGCCGATCGGCGAACGCGCCGCGGAGACGATGACGGCTTCAGGCATGGCGGGACACTCCTTCGGGTCGGGCTAAGCGCGTGCTTACCCACATCCTGCACCCTGGGAGCGCGCGGTCAAACCCCTGCGCGACGTCCACCACCCTTACCCTGGGGGCGTGGACTACGTCGAGCACATCGCAGACCTCGTGGGCAACACCCCGCTGGTCAAGCTGAACTCCCTCGCCGAGGGCCTGGCACCGCTCGTGCTGGCGAAGGTGGAGTACTTCAACCCGGGCGGCAGCGTGAAGGACCGCATCGCGCTGCGGATGGTCGAAGCCGCCGAAGCCTCGGGCGAGCTGCGGCCCGGCGGCACCATCGTGGAACCGACCTCCGGCAACACCGGCGTCGGCCTGGCGATGGTCGCCCAGCGCAAGGGCTACAAGTGCGTCTTCGTCTGCCCGGACAAGGTGAGCGAGGACAAGCGCAACGTGCTCAAGGCGTACGGCGCCCGCGTCGTCGTGTGCCCGACGGCCGTGCCGCCCGAGCACCCGGACTCCTACTACTCCGTCTCCGACCGGCTGGTGCGTGAGATCGAGGGCGCCTGGAAGCCCAACCAGTACGCCAACAAGGAGAACCCGGCGAGCCACTACGAGTCGACCGGCCCGGAGATCTGGCGGCAGACCGAGGGCCGGATCACCCATTTCGTGGCGGGTGTGGGTACCGGCGGCACCATTTCCGGTACCGGCCGTTACCTCAAGGAGGCGTCGCAGGGCCGGGTGCAGGTGATCGGCGCCGATCCCGAGGGTTCGGTCTACTCCGGCGGCACCGGCCGTCCCTATCTGGTCGAGGGCGTCGGCGAGGACTTCTGGCCGGACACCTACGACCGCGGCATCGCCGACGAGATCATCTCCATTTCCGACGCCGAGTCCTTCTCGACCACCCGCCGCCTCGCCCTGGAGGAGGGCCTGCTGGTCGGCGGCTCGTGCGGGATGGCCGT
The sequence above is a segment of the Amycolatopsis viridis genome. Coding sequences within it:
- a CDS encoding cystathionine beta-synthase, which produces MDYVEHIADLVGNTPLVKLNSLAEGLAPLVLAKVEYFNPGGSVKDRIALRMVEAAEASGELRPGGTIVEPTSGNTGVGLAMVAQRKGYKCVFVCPDKVSEDKRNVLKAYGARVVVCPTAVPPEHPDSYYSVSDRLVREIEGAWKPNQYANKENPASHYESTGPEIWRQTEGRITHFVAGVGTGGTISGTGRYLKEASQGRVQVIGADPEGSVYSGGTGRPYLVEGVGEDFWPDTYDRGIADEIISISDAESFSTTRRLALEEGLLVGGSCGMAVAAALKLAQRLGPDDVVVVLLPDGGRGYLGKVFNDRWMAGYGFLEPDSSGATVGDVLRAKTGSLPDLVHTHPNETVAEAVAILSEFDVSQMPVVSAEPPVMAGEVVGAVNERELLEALFTGKAQLADRLDKHMSPPLPTIGASEGVGAAMKALSGADGALVLVDGKPAGVLTRHDLLGFLAGR
- a CDS encoding acetyl-CoA C-acetyltransferase, which codes for MPEAVIVSAARSPIGRAGKGSLVSMRPDDLTVQMVRAALDKVPQLDPQDIDDLMLGCGLPGGEQGFNMGRAVAVQLGYDHLPGCTITRYCSSSLQTTRMALHAIKAGEGDVFISAGVETVSRFAKGSSDSWPDTHNPLFADAEARTAKVAAEGSDTWVDPRENGEVPDVYIAMGQTAENLARLKNVSREEMDEFGVRSQNLAEKAIADGFWAKDITPVTLPDGTVVSKDDGPRPGVTLEGVSGLKPVFRPDGRVTAANCCPLNDGAAALVIMSDTKAKQLGITPLARVVSTGVSGLSPEIMGYGPVEASQRALARAGMSIGDIDLVEINEAFAAQVIPSYRDLGIDIDRLNVNGGAIAVGHPFGMTGARITSTLINSLQHHDKQWGLETMCVGGGQGMAMVIERLS